From Streptomyces sp. 6-11-2, one genomic window encodes:
- a CDS encoding MFS transporter: protein MGSTEPTTRQAARPGATDRRGAVVAALMLAMALAALDSTIVSTAVPQIVGDLGGFSVFSWLFSGYLLAVTVTLPVYGKLSDTFGRKPVLVAGAVVFLVGSLLCAGAWNMGALIAFRVVQGLGGGALQGTIQTLAADLYPLEQRPKIQAKLSTVWAVSAIAGPALGGVLAAYADWRWIFLVNLPIGAVALWLIVRHLREPEREPRSRPRVDWAGALAVFACAGALLTAVVQGGVAWPWLSAPSLALFGTGLALAAAVVVIERRAAEPILPGWVWRRRTIAAVNLALGALGLLMVAPTVFLPTYAQSVLGLAPVAAGFVLSVWTLSWPVAAALSQHVYRRIGFRNTAMLGIGAAALTLFAFPFLPYPGAAWQPAALMLVLGAALGLFQLPLIVGVQSTVGWSERGTATASILFCRQTGQTLGASVFGAVANGVLATRLGGASDLDSVTRALSSGTAPEATRRAIADAVHAVYVGAGCAAVLAFTVLLVLAPRRFPVLKE from the coding sequence GTGGGCAGCACCGAACCCACGACACGGCAGGCCGCTCGACCCGGCGCGACCGACCGGCGGGGCGCGGTCGTCGCCGCGCTCATGCTGGCCATGGCGCTGGCCGCCCTCGACTCGACGATCGTGTCGACGGCCGTGCCGCAGATCGTCGGGGACCTGGGTGGCTTCTCGGTGTTCTCGTGGCTGTTCTCGGGCTATCTGCTGGCCGTGACGGTGACTCTGCCCGTCTACGGCAAGCTGTCCGACACCTTCGGCCGCAAGCCGGTGCTCGTCGCGGGCGCGGTCGTCTTCCTCGTCGGCTCCCTGCTGTGCGCCGGCGCCTGGAACATGGGCGCGCTGATCGCCTTCCGCGTCGTCCAGGGCCTGGGCGGCGGGGCGTTGCAGGGCACGATCCAGACACTCGCCGCCGACCTGTACCCGCTGGAGCAGCGTCCGAAGATCCAGGCGAAGCTCTCCACGGTGTGGGCGGTGTCGGCGATCGCCGGACCGGCCCTGGGCGGCGTCTTGGCCGCCTACGCCGACTGGCGCTGGATCTTCCTGGTCAACCTTCCGATCGGCGCCGTCGCCCTGTGGCTCATCGTCCGCCACCTGCGCGAGCCCGAGCGGGAGCCGCGGTCGCGCCCGCGCGTCGACTGGGCGGGCGCGCTGGCGGTGTTCGCGTGCGCGGGCGCCCTGCTCACCGCGGTGGTGCAGGGCGGGGTGGCGTGGCCGTGGCTGTCGGCGCCGTCGCTCGCCCTGTTCGGTACGGGGCTGGCGCTGGCCGCCGCGGTGGTGGTGATCGAACGGCGAGCGGCGGAGCCGATCCTCCCGGGCTGGGTGTGGCGCCGCCGTACGATCGCCGCGGTGAATCTCGCCCTGGGCGCGCTGGGGCTGCTGATGGTCGCCCCGACGGTCTTCCTGCCCACGTACGCCCAGTCGGTGCTCGGCCTGGCGCCGGTGGCCGCCGGTTTCGTCCTGTCGGTCTGGACGCTGAGCTGGCCGGTGGCGGCCGCGCTCAGTCAGCACGTCTACCGGCGGATCGGCTTCCGCAACACCGCCATGCTCGGCATCGGCGCGGCGGCGCTGACCCTGTTCGCCTTCCCCTTCCTGCCCTACCCCGGCGCGGCCTGGCAGCCCGCCGCGCTGATGCTGGTGCTGGGCGCGGCCCTCGGCCTGTTCCAGCTCCCCCTCATCGTGGGCGTCCAGTCGACGGTGGGGTGGTCGGAGCGGGGCACCGCCACCGCTTCCATCCTCTTCTGCCGCCAGACCGGCCAGACACTCGGCGCGTCCGTCTTCGGCGCGGTCGCCAACGGGGTGCTGGCCACCCGCCTCGGCGGCGCGAGCGACCTGGACTCGGTGACGCGGGCGCTGAGTTCGGGCACGGCGCCGGAGGCCACACGCCGGGCCATCGCGGACGCGGTCCACGCGGTGTACGTGGGAGCGGGGTGCGCGGCGGTACTGGCGTTCACGGTGCTGCTGGTACTGGCGCCGCGCCGCTTCCCGGTACTGAAGGAATGA
- a CDS encoding ABC transporter ATP-binding protein, with the protein MTTAVTIPRHGGTGGTTAVAARARQVVKAYGAGETRVVALDHVDVDIARGRFTAIMGPSGSGKSTLMHCLAGLDTVTSGQIFLDETEITGLKDKKLTQLRRDRIGFIFQAFNLLPTLNALENITLPMDIAGRKPDRKWLEQVVETVGLAGRLKHRPNQLSGGQQQRVAVARALAARPEIIFGDEPTGNLDSRAGAEVLGFLRRSVDELGQTIVMVTHDPVAASYADRVLYLADGRIVDEMNQPTADQVLDRMKDFDARGRTS; encoded by the coding sequence GTGACAACGGCTGTGACCATTCCCAGGCACGGGGGTACTGGAGGGACTACGGCCGTCGCCGCGCGGGCGCGGCAGGTCGTGAAGGCGTACGGGGCCGGGGAGACCCGTGTCGTCGCCCTCGACCACGTCGACGTGGACATCGCCCGCGGCCGGTTCACCGCGATCATGGGCCCCTCCGGCTCCGGCAAGTCCACGCTGATGCACTGCCTCGCCGGTCTCGACACCGTGACGAGCGGTCAGATCTTCCTGGACGAGACCGAGATCACCGGGCTGAAGGACAAGAAGCTCACACAGTTGCGCCGGGACCGGATCGGTTTCATCTTCCAGGCGTTCAACCTGCTGCCCACGCTGAACGCGCTCGAGAACATCACCCTGCCCATGGACATCGCCGGCCGCAAGCCGGACCGGAAGTGGCTGGAGCAGGTGGTGGAGACCGTCGGCCTCGCGGGACGGCTCAAGCACCGGCCCAACCAGCTCTCCGGCGGCCAGCAGCAGCGCGTCGCCGTGGCCCGGGCCCTGGCCGCCCGGCCCGAGATCATCTTCGGTGACGAGCCGACCGGCAACCTGGACTCCCGGGCGGGCGCCGAGGTGCTGGGTTTCCTGCGCCGGTCCGTGGACGAGCTGGGCCAGACGATCGTGATGGTCACGCACGACCCGGTGGCCGCCTCCTACGCCGACCGCGTGCTGTACCTCGCCGACGGCCGGATCGTCGACGAGATGAACCAGCCGACGGCCGATCAGGTCCTGGACCGCATGAAGGACTTCGACGCCCGGGGGCGTACGTCATGA
- a CDS encoding ABC transporter permease, with protein MTVLKTSLRNFFAHKGRMALSAVAVLLSVAFVCGTLVFTDTMNTTFDKLFQATASDVTVSARTSSDTGETTSRTGKPPVMQASVLGEVRRAQGVRAAEGTVFSTSVTVVDADKDKLSPSSGAPTIVGNWNDNDSRTMKITSGAAPKGPDQVMVDADTADKHHLKLGDEIGVITAVGTHRAHVSGIAAFTVTNPGAAIFYLDTRTAQQTLVGRTDVYTNVNVTAAKGVTDEQLKKNVASALGAGYKVQTAKEVADANQKDIESFLNVMKYGMLGFAGIAFLVGIFLIINTFSMLVAQRTREIGLMRAIGSSRRQVNRSVLVEALLLGVVGSVLGVGAGVGIAVGLMKLMSQMGMHLSTDDLTVAWTTPVIGLVLGVVVTVLAAYLPARRAGKVSPMAALRDAGTPADGRAGTVRAVVGLVLTGVGAASLYAAANADKATQGSAWLGLGVVLTLIGLVVVGPLLVGGLVRVLSVVLLRIFGPIGRMAERNALRNPRRTGATGAALMIGLALVACLSVVGSSMVASATDQLDKTVGTDFIIQSDNGEVITPQAVKAVKDAPGLERVTEYKLVDVSLTTPDGRTSKNEMINAADPTYAQDLRTKTVAGTLDDAYGPDSMSVPEGFAKKHGIKQGSTVEVGFKGGRTAELTVRAITSDDGLIDNGAMYVSIATVGKYLPADRMPLDLLLFATAKDGQETAAYQALKSALHDYPQYTVRDQTDYKEELQNQIGQLLNMVYGLLALAIIVAVLGVVNTLALSVVERTREIGLMRAIGLSRRQLRRMIRLESVVIALFGALLGLGLGMGWGATAQKLLALEGLKVLEIPWGTIAGVFIGSAFVGLFAALIPAFRAGRMNVLNAIATE; from the coding sequence ATGACCGTCCTGAAGACCTCCCTGCGCAACTTCTTCGCGCACAAGGGGCGCATGGCGCTGTCGGCCGTCGCCGTGCTGCTGTCGGTGGCCTTCGTGTGCGGCACGCTCGTGTTCACCGACACCATGAACACCACGTTCGACAAGCTGTTCCAGGCGACCGCCTCGGACGTGACGGTGAGCGCCAGGACCTCGTCCGACACCGGTGAGACCACCTCCCGCACCGGCAAGCCGCCGGTCATGCAGGCCTCCGTGCTCGGCGAGGTGCGCCGGGCCCAGGGCGTGCGGGCCGCCGAGGGGACGGTGTTCTCCACCTCGGTGACCGTCGTCGACGCCGACAAGGACAAGCTGTCGCCCAGCAGCGGCGCGCCCACCATCGTCGGCAACTGGAACGACAACGACTCCCGCACCATGAAGATCACCTCCGGTGCGGCGCCCAAGGGCCCGGACCAGGTGATGGTCGACGCCGACACCGCCGACAAGCACCACCTGAAGCTCGGCGACGAGATCGGTGTGATCACCGCGGTCGGCACCCACCGCGCGCACGTGTCGGGCATCGCCGCCTTCACCGTCACCAACCCCGGCGCGGCGATCTTCTACCTGGACACCAGGACCGCCCAGCAGACCCTGGTCGGCCGGACCGACGTGTACACGAACGTCAACGTGACGGCCGCCAAGGGCGTCACCGACGAGCAGCTGAAGAAGAACGTGGCCTCCGCGCTCGGCGCCGGCTACAAGGTGCAGACCGCCAAGGAGGTCGCCGACGCCAACCAGAAGGACATCGAGAGCTTCCTGAACGTGATGAAGTACGGGATGCTCGGCTTCGCCGGAATCGCCTTCCTGGTCGGCATCTTCCTGATCATCAACACCTTCTCGATGCTGGTCGCCCAGCGCACCCGCGAGATCGGCCTGATGCGCGCCATCGGCTCCTCCCGCCGTCAGGTCAACCGGTCCGTGCTGGTCGAGGCGCTGCTGCTGGGCGTGGTCGGCTCGGTGCTCGGTGTCGGGGCGGGCGTCGGCATCGCGGTCGGCCTGATGAAGCTCATGAGCCAGATGGGCATGCACCTGTCCACCGACGACCTCACGGTCGCCTGGACCACCCCCGTGATCGGTCTGGTCCTCGGCGTGGTCGTCACCGTCCTCGCCGCCTACCTGCCCGCCCGGCGGGCCGGCAAGGTCTCCCCGATGGCCGCCCTGCGCGACGCGGGGACCCCGGCCGACGGCAGGGCCGGGACCGTACGGGCCGTCGTCGGCCTGGTCCTCACCGGCGTCGGCGCCGCGAGCCTGTACGCCGCGGCCAACGCCGACAAGGCCACTCAGGGCTCGGCGTGGCTGGGCCTGGGTGTGGTGCTCACCCTGATCGGCCTCGTCGTCGTCGGCCCGCTGCTCGTGGGCGGCCTGGTCCGCGTGCTCAGCGTGGTCCTGCTGCGGATCTTCGGTCCGATCGGGCGGATGGCCGAGCGCAACGCGCTGCGCAACCCGCGCCGCACCGGCGCCACGGGTGCCGCGCTGATGATCGGCCTGGCCCTGGTGGCCTGCCTGTCGGTGGTCGGCTCCTCGATGGTCGCCTCCGCCACCGACCAGCTCGACAAGACCGTCGGCACGGACTTCATCATCCAGAGTGACAACGGCGAGGTCATCACCCCGCAGGCGGTGAAGGCCGTGAAGGATGCCCCGGGACTGGAGCGGGTCACCGAGTACAAGCTCGTGGACGTCTCCCTGACCACGCCGGACGGCCGTACCTCCAAGAACGAGATGATCAACGCGGCCGACCCGACGTACGCCCAGGACCTACGCACCAAGACGGTCGCCGGCACGCTCGACGACGCCTACGGTCCCGACTCGATGTCCGTCCCCGAGGGCTTCGCCAAGAAGCACGGCATCAAGCAGGGGTCCACGGTCGAGGTCGGTTTCAAGGGCGGCAGGACGGCCGAGCTCACGGTCCGCGCGATCACCAGCGACGACGGCCTGATCGACAATGGCGCGATGTACGTCTCGATCGCCACGGTCGGAAAGTACCTGCCCGCCGACCGGATGCCGCTCGACCTGCTGCTCTTCGCCACCGCCAAGGACGGTCAGGAGACCGCCGCGTACCAGGCGCTCAAGTCCGCGCTGCACGACTACCCGCAGTACACCGTGCGCGACCAGACCGACTACAAGGAGGAGCTGCAGAACCAGATCGGCCAGCTGCTCAACATGGTCTACGGCCTGCTCGCCCTGGCGATCATCGTCGCCGTCCTGGGTGTGGTGAACACCCTGGCGCTGTCGGTGGTCGAGCGGACGAGGGAGATCGGCCTGATGCGGGCGATCGGCCTCTCCCGCCGCCAGCTGCGCCGCATGATCCGCCTGGAGTCCGTGGTGATCGCCCTGTTCGGCGCGCTGCTGGGCCTGGGGCTTGGCATGGGCTGGGGCGCGACCGCCCAGAAGCTCCTCGCCCTGGAGGGCCTGAAGGTCCTGGAGATCCCCTGGGGCACGATCGCCGGAGTCTTCATCGGCTCGGCCTTCGTGGGCCTGTTCGCCGCCCTGATCCCGGCCTTCCGGGCGGGCCGGATGAACGTACTGAACGCGATCGCGACGGAGTAG
- the mfd gene encoding transcription-repair coupling factor, translating into MSLHGLLDVVVKDPALAEAITAAADGNRMHVDLVGPPAARPFTVAALAREAARPVLAVTATGREAEDLVAALRSLLPAESVVEYPSWETLPHERLSPRSDTVGRRLAVLRRLAHPNPGDPETGPVSVVVAPVRSVLQPQVKGLGDLVPVSLRTGQTADLNAVVDDLAAAAYSRVELVEKRGEFAVRGGILDVFPPTEEHPLRIEFWGDDVEEIRYFKVADQRSLEVAEHGLWAPPCRELLLTEDVRARARALAERHPELGELLGKIAEGIAVEGMESLAPVLVDDMELLLDVLPKGAMTLVCDPERVRTRAADLVATSQEFLQASWAASAGGGEAPIDLGAASLWSIADVRDRARELDMMWWSVSPFAADETVYDGDGDALKLGMHAPETYRGDIAKALADTKGWLADGWRAVFVTEGHGPASRTVEVLGGEGIAARLDVDLGQISPSVVHVACGGIDHGFVDAALKLAVLTETDLTGQKTAGRDGARMPVRRRKTVDPLTLETGDYIVHEQHGVGRYIEMVQRTVQGATREYLVVEYAPAKRGQPGDRLYIPTDQLEQITKYVGGEAPTLHRLGGADWTKTKARAKKAVKEIAADLIKLYSARMAAPGHAFGTDTPWQRELEDAFPYAETPDQLTTIAEVKEDMEKSVPMDRLICGDVGYGKTEIAVRAAFKAVQDGKQVAVLVPTTLLVQQHFGTFSERYAQFPVSVRALSRFQTDTEAKTVVEGLGDGAVDIVIGTHRLFSSETKFKDLGLVIVDEEQRFGVEHKEQLKKLRANVDVLTMSATPIPRTLEMAVTGIREMSTITTPPEERHPVLTFVGPYEEKQIGAAIRRELLREGQVFYIHNRVESIDRAAARLREIVPEARIATAHGQMSEAALEQVVVDFWEKKFDVLVSTTIVESGIDISNANTLIVERGDNFGLSQLHQLRGRVGRGRERGYAYFLYPPEKPLTETAHERLATIAQHTEMGAGMYVAMKDLEIRGAGNLLGGEQSGHIAGVGFDLYVRMVGEAVADYRRQLETGEIEEEPPLEVKIELPVDAHVPHDYAPGERLRLQAYRSIASANSEEDIKAVREELTDRYGKLPEPVENLLLVAGLRMLARACGVGEIVLQGNNIRFAPVDLRESQELRVKRLYPGSVIKPAVHQVLVPRPKTAKIGGKPLVGRELLGWVGEFLASILGS; encoded by the coding sequence ATGAGCCTGCACGGTCTGCTCGACGTCGTCGTCAAGGACCCAGCCCTCGCGGAAGCGATCACCGCGGCGGCGGACGGCAACCGCATGCACGTCGACCTCGTCGGTCCCCCCGCCGCCCGCCCCTTCACCGTCGCCGCCCTGGCCCGTGAGGCCGCCCGTCCCGTGCTCGCGGTGACGGCGACCGGCCGCGAGGCCGAGGACCTGGTCGCGGCCCTGCGCTCGCTGCTGCCGGCGGAGAGCGTCGTGGAGTACCCCTCCTGGGAGACGCTGCCGCACGAGCGGCTCAGCCCGCGCAGCGACACCGTGGGCCGCCGCCTGGCCGTGCTGCGCCGCCTGGCCCACCCGAACCCCGGCGATCCGGAGACCGGCCCGGTCTCGGTCGTCGTCGCCCCCGTGCGCTCGGTGCTCCAGCCGCAGGTCAAGGGCCTGGGTGACCTGGTGCCGGTGTCCCTGCGAACGGGGCAGACCGCGGACCTGAACGCCGTGGTGGACGACCTCGCCGCCGCCGCGTACTCCCGCGTGGAGCTGGTGGAGAAGCGCGGCGAGTTCGCCGTGCGCGGCGGCATCCTCGACGTCTTCCCGCCCACCGAGGAACACCCCCTGCGCATCGAGTTCTGGGGCGACGACGTCGAGGAGATCCGGTACTTCAAGGTCGCCGACCAGCGCTCCCTGGAGGTAGCGGAGCACGGACTGTGGGCCCCGCCCTGCCGTGAGCTGCTGCTCACCGAGGACGTACGCGCGCGGGCACGTGCGCTCGCCGAGCGGCACCCCGAACTCGGCGAGCTGCTGGGCAAGATCGCCGAGGGTATCGCCGTGGAGGGCATGGAGTCCCTGGCGCCGGTCCTGGTCGACGACATGGAGCTGCTGCTCGACGTGTTGCCCAAGGGCGCCATGACCCTGGTGTGCGACCCGGAGCGGGTGCGCACGCGCGCGGCGGACCTGGTGGCGACCTCCCAGGAGTTCCTCCAGGCGTCCTGGGCGGCCTCGGCCGGCGGAGGCGAGGCGCCCATCGACCTCGGCGCGGCCTCCCTGTGGTCGATCGCGGACGTCCGGGACCGGGCGCGCGAGCTGGACATGATGTGGTGGTCGGTGTCGCCGTTCGCCGCGGACGAGACGGTGTACGACGGCGACGGGGACGCGCTCAAGCTGGGCATGCACGCGCCCGAGACGTACCGCGGGGACATCGCGAAGGCGCTCGCCGACACCAAGGGCTGGCTCGCGGACGGCTGGCGCGCGGTGTTCGTCACCGAGGGCCACGGCCCGGCCTCGCGCACCGTCGAGGTGCTGGGCGGGGAGGGCATCGCGGCCCGCCTCGACGTGGACCTCGGGCAGATCTCCCCGTCGGTCGTGCACGTGGCCTGCGGCGGCATCGACCACGGCTTCGTCGACGCCGCGCTGAAGCTGGCCGTGCTCACCGAGACCGACCTGACCGGCCAGAAGACGGCCGGCCGGGACGGCGCGCGGATGCCGGTGCGGCGGCGCAAGACCGTCGACCCGCTGACCCTGGAGACGGGCGACTACATCGTCCACGAGCAGCACGGCGTGGGCCGCTACATCGAGATGGTGCAGCGCACGGTGCAGGGCGCGACCCGCGAGTACCTGGTGGTGGAGTACGCCCCGGCCAAGCGCGGCCAGCCCGGCGACCGGCTGTACATCCCCACCGACCAGCTGGAGCAGATCACCAAGTACGTCGGCGGCGAGGCGCCCACGCTGCACCGGCTCGGCGGCGCCGACTGGACGAAGACCAAGGCGCGGGCGAAGAAGGCGGTCAAGGAGATCGCCGCCGACCTGATCAAGCTCTACAGCGCGCGGATGGCGGCGCCCGGGCACGCCTTCGGCACGGACACGCCGTGGCAGCGCGAGCTGGAGGACGCCTTCCCGTACGCGGAGACCCCGGACCAGCTGACCACCATCGCCGAGGTCAAGGAGGACATGGAGAAGTCGGTCCCGATGGACCGCCTGATCTGCGGCGACGTCGGCTACGGCAAGACGGAGATCGCGGTCCGCGCGGCCTTCAAGGCCGTCCAGGACGGCAAGCAGGTCGCGGTCCTGGTCCCGACGACGCTGCTGGTGCAGCAGCACTTCGGCACGTTCTCCGAGCGGTACGCGCAGTTCCCGGTGAGCGTCAGAGCGCTCTCCCGCTTCCAGACCGACACCGAGGCGAAGACGGTCGTGGAGGGCCTCGGGGACGGCGCGGTGGACATCGTCATCGGCACCCACCGCCTGTTCTCCTCGGAGACGAAGTTCAAGGACCTCGGCCTGGTCATCGTCGACGAGGAGCAGCGCTTCGGCGTCGAGCACAAGGAGCAGCTGAAGAAGCTCCGCGCGAACGTCGACGTCCTGACGATGTCGGCGACCCCGATCCCGCGCACGCTGGAGATGGCGGTGACCGGCATCAGGGAGATGTCGACGATCACCACGCCGCCCGAGGAGCGGCACCCGGTGCTGACGTTCGTCGGGCCGTACGAGGAGAAGCAGATCGGCGCGGCGATCCGCCGCGAACTGCTGCGCGAGGGCCAGGTCTTCTACATCCACAACCGGGTGGAGTCCATCGACCGCGCCGCGGCCCGGCTGCGGGAGATCGTCCCCGAGGCCCGCATCGCCACCGCCCACGGCCAGATGTCGGAAGCGGCCCTGGAGCAGGTCGTCGTCGACTTCTGGGAGAAGAAGTTCGACGTGCTGGTCTCGACGACGATCGTCGAGTCCGGCATCGACATCTCCAACGCCAACACCCTGATCGTGGAGCGCGGCGACAACTTCGGCCTGTCCCAGCTGCACCAGCTGCGCGGCCGGGTGGGCCGCGGCCGCGAGCGCGGGTACGCCTACTTCCTGTACCCGCCGGAGAAGCCGCTGACGGAGACGGCCCACGAGCGCCTGGCGACCATCGCGCAGCATACCGAGATGGGCGCCGGCATGTACGTGGCGATGAAGGACCTGGAGATCCGCGGCGCCGGAAACCTGCTGGGCGGCGAGCAGTCCGGGCACATCGCGGGCGTCGGCTTCGATCTGTACGTGCGGATGGTGGGCGAGGCGGTCGCGGACTACCGGCGGCAGTTGGAGACGGGGGAGATCGAGGAGGAGCCGCCGCTCGAGGTCAAGATCGAGCTGCCGGTCGACGCGCACGTCCCGCACGACTACGCGCCCGGCGAGCGGCTGCGCCTCCAGGCCTACCGGTCCATCGCCTCCGCGAACTCCGAGGAGGACATCAAGGCCGTCCGCGAGGAACTCACCGACCGCTACGGCAAGTTGCCCGAGCCGGTGGAGAACCTGCTGCTGGTGGCCGGGCTGCGCATGCTCGCCCGCGCCTGCGGTGTCGGTGAGATCGTCCTCCAGGGCAACAACATCCGCTTCGCTCCGGTGGATCTGCGCGAGTCGCAGGAGCTGCGCGTCAAGCGCCTCTACCCGGGCTCGGTGATCAAGCCGGCCGTCCATCAGGTCCTCGTGCCCCGTCCCAAGACCGCGAAGATCGGCGGCAAGCCGTTGGTCGGCCGTGAACTGCTGGGCTGGGTGGGGGAGTTCCTGGCGTCCATCCTGGGGTCGTAG
- a CDS encoding HNH endonuclease family protein, translated as MTRLRGGAVAAAVVALFVTGCTEQLDGRASGPEPVKTGGEALAAAESLTVKGRSPKTGYVREKFGTAWADTDSNGCPTRDDILKRDLKQVRFTDGDCKVSYGVLERDPYSDKEIVYRRGRSQVDIDHVVALSDAWQKGAAYWDASKRIALANDPLNLIAVDASANRSKGDGDAATWLPPAKSYRCTYVAAQVAVKKKYELWVTAAEKTAMKKVLSTCPGQKLPSGGNPTKAPERFRAR; from the coding sequence GTGACGCGTCTGAGGGGCGGGGCGGTTGCGGCTGCCGTCGTGGCACTGTTCGTGACCGGATGCACGGAGCAGTTGGATGGCCGCGCGAGCGGACCGGAGCCGGTGAAGACCGGCGGCGAGGCGCTCGCCGCCGCCGAGTCACTGACCGTCAAGGGGCGGTCGCCGAAAACCGGTTACGTCCGGGAGAAGTTCGGCACCGCCTGGGCGGACACCGACTCCAACGGCTGCCCCACCCGCGACGACATTCTCAAACGGGACCTGAAGCAGGTGCGGTTCACCGACGGGGACTGCAAGGTGTCGTACGGCGTGCTGGAGCGGGACCCGTACTCCGACAAGGAGATCGTCTACCGGCGTGGGCGCAGCCAGGTCGACATCGACCATGTCGTCGCCCTCTCGGACGCCTGGCAGAAGGGCGCCGCGTACTGGGACGCGAGCAAGCGCATAGCGCTCGCCAACGACCCGCTCAACCTGATAGCCGTGGACGCGAGCGCCAACCGCTCCAAGGGCGACGGCGACGCGGCGACGTGGCTGCCGCCCGCCAAGTCCTACCGGTGCACGTACGTCGCCGCGCAGGTCGCGGTGAAGAAGAAGTACGAACTGTGGGTCACCGCGGCCGAGAAGACCGCGATGAAGAAGGTCCTGTCCACCTGCCCCGGCCAGAAGCTCCCCTCGGGCGGCAACCCGACGAAGGCACCGGAGCGGTTCCGGGCCCGCTGA